Below is a genomic region from Apteryx mantelli isolate bAptMan1 chromosome 22, bAptMan1.hap1, whole genome shotgun sequence.
TACAGACACAAATGCACACAGATAGACCATGGTATCTGCAGGTGCAGATACACATGTGCGCAGATACAGatgtacacgcacacacacacacaaaataactcCCATGCACCCCACAGGTGCACACACTCGCAAATACCCATacaggtacacacacacacacatacagcagTATAGATAAACATGCAGGTTCACACATACGCAGGAGCACACAGGTAGACACGCACAGGGAGGTGCACGTGCCCGAGCGTGTGCACCAAGAGGTGCACACAGGTGTGCATACGCACACAGGTGCAGGCACCCCCGCAgaggtgtgtgtgcacacgtgggGGCACACACAGGGGCATACACACACAGGTGCAAGTGCGTGAGCGGGGCACTAACAAGTGCACACGTGGGTGCACACATACACGCAGCTGCACATGCACAACCCCCTGCATTCACAAACACGCGCAGAGGTGCAAAACACACAGATGCAAACATACACGTATGTGGGAGCCCAGGCCCAAGCAGGGGCCCTTAAAGATACGCACAGGTGGGTGCACAAAAACACAGGCGCACACAGGTACGCACACGGCAGAGGTACACATGGGCACCCACAGGAGGCCAGCGCTGCACCCAGGGGTGCAGGCAGCTGCAAGCACGCTCCCACATGCCAAGGGGGACAAGCCCTGGGATAGGGGtgtggggcggggaggggggtggcAGGGATAACCTGGGGGGTTGTGGGGCAGGGCAAATGGGATAACCTGGCGGGGGGGCAGGGTGAGCAGGATAaacctgggggcagggggagcagggaTAACCCTGGCAGGatgtggggcaggggcagggggataACTccggggggatgtggggcagggggagggggggcaggggtAGCAGATATAACACTGGTgggatgtggggcagggacagggggaTAAGACCTGGGATgggggtgtggggcagggggaaggctgACCCCCATGGTGGGttgtggggcaggggcaggggcgcaGCGTGGGGGCCAGGAGGCAGCGCCCTGGCGGGGTGAGCAGCGCCCCAGCGAGGGAGGCGACTGGCGCCTGCAGCCAGGCCGGCGAAGGGGGAGGACCGTGCCGAAAGAAATGACATTTTCCGCGCGTTTGCCGGCAGTCTGAGCGCTGCGTGGGGCCGGGCAGCCCTCCGTGCCCGTGGGGCTCCCTGCCCCGACTGCTCCGCAGGTAGGGCTGGCCACGTGGGGACCGGGGGTGACACCCGCTGAGTcccgggagctgggggggggggcgcagtgGGGTGCCGAAGGCTCTGCCGCCCCCTCTGCTGCAACCCTCTGCCGGGTGACCCCGACGCCGACTCCAGTGCTCCGCGCCCGGCCCTGCCTCCCGTCGGAAAAAGCCCCCGAGGAACAGCCCTCCAGGCCCCGCATCCATCATCCCAAATTGCTCAAAGTACAGGTTGTGCAAACTGGCGGCGTGCGGGGAGCGCTCCCTGCCCGGCGCGGTGCCTCGGGGGCAGTTTCTCCGCAGGGCGAGCTGCTCACCGGCTGACTCAGGTGAGAGGAAGGCTCAAATCACAGGGGTTTAGCGAGGTGCCGGCGGTTggacccgcgccgccgccgccgcctttcgGAGCGTGCCTTTGCGCGCGCGTGCTCGCGGCGAGGAAACCGGGCTGCGAGCGTTTGCCGAAAGCGGCAGAGCGGGGCCAGCATCCCCACCAAGGGCAGGCGGGGCGCGAGGGAAGCGCCGGCCGCCCCACGCCCGTCCGGCATCCCCGGCCCTCCCGCAGCCGCTCCCCGGGGCttgggccgccgccgggcgcctcgTCGGCGTCCGACCCCGGTTCTGCGGCCGCCCGAAGCCCCTCGGCTCTTCCGGGGCGGGCGGGAAGGGACAGGGAGCTTCGTTAGCAGCAGGCCGCCGGGGCGAGGGGGCCTGCGGGGCGCTGTGGTGGTGCCGCGAGGCCGCGTTTGCTCGCTGCTCGGCCCCCGGCTCGCGCTggcccagcgtcggagcccggcgaGGGTCGGCCCCAAGGGGGGCACGGGAGCATCTCAGCTTGGCGACCCCCATCCTGGCCGCCGCGCTGCAGGAAGGATGTCTCGGCCCTCGAAGACAGGGCAGCGCGGGCAGGCGCTGCCGACGCCGCCGAGCCCGGCCGCGTGTTGTCCATCACCCAGGAGACCCGCGTCCCCCCGGGCAAATGCCACGGTGGCAGAAGGTCAGGGCAGAAACcgccccgggcggcgcggggctgcgcgtccCACTCACGTGCGCTTTGCAGCCACCAGCAGGCTTGGGGTGTTCCCTCTCTTTGTGGTCTGGGGAATGATGGTGCGTTTCATCCCCCGGGGATCTGGGCCGGGTCGGTAAATGCCGCCTTGTGTGCTTATATtacaggagcagggctgctggaTCTGCCCCGGTCAGGGCACACAGACGTCCCATTGTTGAAGCCCCTTCCGCCACGGCGGTAGCAGGTAAGTCGGCTCACGGCATCAATGACAGCTCTGTCTCGGCCAGGCGAGCAGCCGGGACGGGGTGTTGACAGGGGCTGCCGGCCTGCCAGGCGAGCGGGCACCAAGGCTCCCGCCCGACTCGGGGCGCCCGGTGCTGCCGCGTCCTTCCCCCGGTGCGTGGGGACCCCCGTGGCCCCGGGTGCTGCAGGGCCGCTGGCACCGCTGCCCTCCCGAGCCAGGCAGGGAGCAGCGGGAGATGGTCCAGTGGGACCTGGCGCAGGGCTGGCACGCGGCATCCCGGTCCCCCGTGGAGGGACAGCCTGAGCGGTTCCTCCGTGGCGATTCCTCCTGGGCTTTGAGGCAGGCTCGGGGGTGACCGCACGGCCCGCGGGAGCTGCCCACCCCACCGAGCGTCGCCCGCTGGGGCCGCTGCCGAGCGCCGAAACCTCCGCGAGGACGCGGGCTGGGGGTGCCTCTGCGGGGAGACCCCGAGCACGGCGCCGCCGGTCAGAGCGACCTTGCCGTCCCCacgagccgccgctgccgctcgcAGAGCCCCGGTTACAAAGTTCGTGTCGCTTTGGAGGTATTCTCCTTCCCAGGGACGTGGCTGTCGGCTTGCACGTCCCTTTGACTAAAGGCTCGATAGCAGTTGATGTGTTTTGCCAGTTCTGAGCTGCCTCTTTTTGCTCAGTAAGttgataatctttttttttttccttgtgtgagTTTAGGCTGAAAGTCCAGGTCTCAAAGTAACTCTTGTTGCATGTACAAATACTACAGATTTTAGCGTAAAGGTTTCCTGAGTGTTGGCACTCTTAGCTGAGCTGATAAAACTGCTTTGGGTTTAGACAGCTGAAAATAACCTTACTGTGCACATTTGAGCCGGTCAGAGAGTTTTATGTCGGGAAAGAACTTTTTGGGAACATTCAGTTTCTCATAAGTGTGTCAGCATGTGGGTAAATAATCCGCCGGTCGAGCTGTTCGGTGGTTTGTGTCTGCCGGGAGGGAGAGGCTGTACAGCTCAGCTTCGCTGGATCAGTCACGGTGGCTCGAAACGGAGAGCGGGAGAGTTCATGACAGTGACTCATCCTGTAGATGTGAACCCGGGGATCCCAGCTGCTCTCTGGTTTCTATGAAGGCTCTCCCGTGGGTTTGGGATGTCAAGGAACTTGTGAAATCCGGAGCTGCGAGTTTGTGACCCGGCCTCTGCGTGCCCGGGGACGGCTGGGCACTTGGCACaaggctgagcagccccttgcCTGAGCTGGCCAGGAGTAACCGTAGggaaaagagaaaggtggaaatgCCACCCCTGTCCTGGGCAGACACCTGCCATAAGTCCTCTCGCACCGAGATCCCTGCCTAGAGCCCTCTCCTTGCAGACATCCTTTGCCCTTGCACAAGGTCGGTGGTGGTACAGCATCCCTTATGTGCAGCGCGCGCGGGTCTGGGGGTTTACTGCCTCCTTCTCCCTGACACAGATCCCCCCCAAGAGGGTCTTACTGCCCAGCCATGGGCCGTATGGGGCTGGGGCATTTCCCCCTCTTCCGGTGAAGTGATTCTCATCTGCAGAGAGCAGTTACGCATTTTCTGAGCTAGGGGCTTGCGGCGAGGGGCTTGGGGCTAGTGGCCGGTGTGCTGAGACAGGAGTCTTGCCCTCTCTGGTGCTTTGTGTCAGCCGCCCTGGTCTGATGCTTTGTGTCTGTGCATGGTGCATCAGGGGTTGGAGCTCTGGTCCCCCCTTTCCTGCAAACTCCTTGAATTCGGAGCAGGGCACCCACACCGCAGCTGGGTGCTGGTTCAGGTGCAAAGTGGCGAAGGCCAAGGTGGGGTGAGCATCCCAATTTGGCAGGGAGGAGCTCCCTGCTGAACAGACAGGCCATTGCCCCATGCTAGCTGCTGGGACAGGTTGGAAAGGTCCCATCAGGGCAAGTTGTGTCCCTGCTCCACATCTAGTGAGAGGTGGGCATCTCCTCTCCTGCTCTTTGCAATTCAGGGTCTGGAAAACTCTGGTTGCTTTGCATGGTGTATCTTTCTGCACAGGTCTGGGCAAGACCCTTTGGGTGCTCTTGAAGTGCTGCCCTTGCTGGGGCCATGCAGGTCAGTGCTCTGAGCAGCAGTAGTGTGCTGTGGCATGGACTGAGGCCTGCCTTGAGCCAACAGTGCACCGGCAGAGCTGAGGTGAGCTGGAGAGGAGGAAAGCACTCTGGGTGCTGCAGTCCCTGGGCGAGTGCTGGGATCAGGGCTTCACATGCACTCCTGGAAGGAGCGCTGCTTGAAGACAGAGCTGAGGTCTGGTTAGATGCACCTTGGTAGCCCTGTTgcaggcagctgggagcaggctgtgttGCTGTGAGGGCAGTGTCCACGCAGTGATTGCCTCATAGAGTATACGCCAAGATATTCAAAGGTGCTTAGGTGCCACCTGTGCTTCGACATCCTCTGGCCAGGGCTTGATGTGCATCAAGGATGGGATGATGCTGCAAGAGTCAGTTGCTGCTCCTCTGCTCCCTGTCCGGCCGCTTGGCTTGTCTGTGCATCCTACTGGTTGTGATGGCTCCAAGCACCTCCTTTTCAGTGCCGGGGACTGGCCCACAGCACTGATCGAGCTGCAGGAAAACCCAGACTGGGTCCATTCCCTGGTGCAGGTTTCTGGCTAGCTGTACAGCACTTGTGTTTGCTTGGTGAATGAGCTGCTGGGGAATGTGGGGAAGGGCACAAGGGGTGTTTTTTCGGTGGCAGACACCAGTTTAAATATATGTCACGTTCTAGCCTTAATTACAGGAATCAGCTGTCAGTGAGCCTTGCTGGCGCCTGCTTTGGCTCTCCAGGCTCCATGGGTGAGCGTGAACTGCCCTGCGCCTGCCTCGGCTCAGGCGTTTGAAGCTCTGCATGCGGAGGAGTCCCTCTCCCCACCTTGCCATGTGTCCCTGGCCTGGAGGCGTGTCCCTGTGTGCCTGGGGAGATCCAGTCCACAGGAGGCAGCCAGAGTTTTTGTATGTAGatatgtgcacacgtgtgtgcgtgCTTGTCTCCAACCCCAAATAACTTAGTGGTTAGAGCAGCAATCTGGGAGGTGAGAACAACATTCAGCCTTGGGCAGAGTTAAGTCCCGGTGCCGCGTTCCTTGAAAAGTGCCCCAGCCAGAGGATGCTCTGGAGTGGGGTGGATCAGTCCCTGCTGCTCCCCTGCAGATTAAAGGGAACCTGACCACTAGGCTCCACTCTCTTTGGCTCAAGGGGCAAGTAGGTATTCAAACAATGTGGGTGATCCAGCAATGGAGACAGACCAAGGAGCATCTCTGGGTAAACAGAGTCTGGGTGGGGACCAAATCCCTCCTCCAAACAGGCAGCACAGAGATCTGGGCTGGTCTCCCATGTCCTTCCCTGCTCAGTTCCCCCTTCTCTAAGCTGTGCATGCACGTGGGCAGAGCCGGGAGGATACTGGCTTGCTCCTGGCCAGGTTCCTGGGCCATGATCTGGAGCTAGACCCAAGTGCCCTCATCCCTGAGCACCCGCACTCTGCCTCTCCCTTGCACTCATCTCCTGACTGTTGGCTTCTGCCTCAGCCAGATGCAAAGATCCCGAGCCCAGGCACTGGCTGGGATCCTTGCAGCACCAACACGCTGCAGCCTGTGCTCGTGCATGGCTATGGTGGTGGTACCACCATCCTTGGTGAGTGCAGTACTGGTGCGATCAGCCTTATGGGCCTGGACACAACATCCTGCTGCCTGGGACAAGAGCCTCAAAGCCTGGCTGCCCTACCCCATCATCCCCTGTACCCAGGGATGGGGTGGTTCTGCCCCCAGAGCTTTGTCAGGGCTGTTTCCTTCTACTGCAGGTCTTCTCTGCTTGCACACACATCATTTGGTGTGATGCCCAGAGACATCCAAGGCACACCACAGTCAGTCGGCTCAAGAGATTATTGCACTGAACAATTAGCACAAGTAATTAAATCGTAGCAGTagccctccatcccacttcctCAGCAGGAATTCAGCCTGGTGAGTGACACTGGGGAGCAGCCTGGACCAGCCTTCCCCCACAGCCAAACTCAGCACCTGACAGGGGCTGGGCTCCCCACACCCCCAGTTCACAATTCTGACCCGGTTGCAGTGCCTGCCTGCAACCCACAGCTCAGGCTTGGCCCTACAAGAGGTTTCCTAATAACTTATCCACCCAGCACTTGAGTGTTCAGAAAAACTAAGACAGTCTCAGGCTGAGTTGCCTTTTCCAAAGCCTCACAATTAAGCTGGAAGGGTAACTgtgcatgtctgtctgtctgtccgtccttGTGGGCTGTCTGGTCTCATCCTGTGCTACTGGTGGAGATGCTTCAGAGGCCACACTAGGGAGCAGGAGGATGCAGAGAGGAGATGTGTCAGCTCATGGATTAAAGAAGGACGGGTCTGGCTGAGTCCCAAGGCTCCCAAACAGCATCCACAGAGCTTAGCCAGTGGGTACGGCCAGCTGTGCCATGTGTACTGAAATGCCTAACCACGCTGTCAGCACCATGCGGTCACGGCTTCCCTGCTGCCCTGAGGGTGCTGAGCACCTGGCTTCTGCTCGTCTTAGCGCGCTCAGGGTGCTTTGTGGCATCGCAATGCCTCGATGCTGCTGCTGAATGATTCCTGCAATGCTGGTGGTCTCACCTGCACCTTGTGCAGGGACATTTGCTGGCTCTCTCTTCTAGGCCAGGTACTGGGTGTGCTGAACCCTTTCCCTTCTTGGTGAGCCACATCTCTTGGGTCAGGACCAGGAGATAAGGAGAGACTTCCGTGGTTGCCTCATTTTGTACCCATTACCCTTTGGGAAGCAGGGACTCTGGTGCACACGAATGGTTCACCTGGGAACATGCTGCGTGTGAGCCTTGGGAGCCTGCATGTCCTGAACAGCAACAGGAAAACCAGGAAGCAAAATGCTCGGCTGCAAGACAGCTGTGCAGGTGGGTTGGGAAGCGGCTGCTTTACATCCTGGCTGCTTGCTTTCCCTATGCATGTTTCTGTTGTTTCCCAGGCCTGAACCGCCCTGAGCCAGATCGCATTGCCCTCGCTCTGCTcccgctgctgggggctgagtcTGCCACTTGTCTTGGGGTCCCTGTAGGGTTCCCCACCCGTCTTCCACCCGCCTGCCCCACGCTCCTCGCGCTCCTGCAAAGTGAGGCCAAGCCATATGCTGGGCCTGCATTGCAGTAAGTCCTTCTCTGGGCAGCTCTTTCCTCCCACAAGCCATGAGCCGGGGTGACGGATCGTTGCCGCCCTGCTTCAATTTTGGGGCCGCTGCCCTTTGCAGCCCATGTGGCTCAAGGCCAGACCACCATGCCCACGCCGTGCAGCCCTGTTCCCTGTGCCGATCAGCCCTCCCATTGCTGCACCTCATCCCCGGCCAGTGCCAGATGCATGGCGAACAGGGCGGTGGGATGCCCGCAGCTGGCTGTGTTGGGAAAGAGGGATGTTGTGTGAACTCAGGCttcacagagaagggaaaggtggGGTGGTTTGTGGggtctgccccctcccctcgccccAGGCAGCGCCGGCTCTCCTCCGCGGCAAGCCCACAGCAGCTCCAACCGGTTTGTGGGTCTCGGTGGCGGGTGGCGACACCTCCTGCCCGAGGCCTAATTGAGGGATGGGAAGCGATCATCAGACGCCAAGGAACAAACAAGAGCTGCCTGTGCCCCGGCAGGGAATGGAGCCGAGCAGGATGGGCCGCAGGCTCCCGTGGTGCGCCGGCGGGGGAGGCGTGCTGCTTCCCCCGGCATGGGGAAGCTCAGCGGGGCTGTGCTCCATGGACATAGCCAGTGGACGGTGGCAGGACCAGCAGCCCCACGAGCTGGGGGGAAACTGAGGTGCAAAAGTCGGAAGTGACCCCATCCAGGTCTCGAAGCAGGACACACTGAGGAGGACAGCAGAAAATCCTGATCCCTGGACACTTGCTCTTTCTCTTCAACATCACATGTCCCCCAAGGCTTTTCAAGCTGAGCCTTGGAGCCTCCTCCTGACCTATCTGGGCATCTGCTGAACGGCAGGCGGGAGGAAGcattcctgctctgctctccctgtGCCAGGCAGGCCTGATCCCCGTTCCCTGCATCCTTCTCTGGGAGCAGCAGGAATATTAAGTGTCATTGCTGTGGGGAGAAATGTGAGTGGAGGAATCTCGGGAAACTGGTTTTACCCCTTCGTCTTGTGCCGACTGGATGGAGCAAGGGAACTGGAACTCCTCCCTCGGCGAAGGCATATAACGCCTCCAATGGTCCCGGCAGCCGGCACTGCGCTGTGGGAGCCAGGCACGCGTGTTGGTGCGGGCCGAGCAGCAGGCAGTGAGCGATGGCATCCATGGGGCTGCAGGTGCTGGGCATTGCCCTCTCCGTCATCGGCTGGCTGGGCACCATCCTGTGCTGTGCATTGCCCATGTGGCGGGTGACGGCTTTCATCGGCAACAACATCGTGGTGGCCCAGATCATCTGGGAAGGGCTGTGGATGAACTGCGTGGTGCAGAGCACGGGGCAGATGCAGTGCAGGGTGTACGACTCGATGCTGGCGCTGCCCCAGGACCTGCAGACTGCCCGTGCCCTCGTGGTCATCGCCATCgtgctggctgtgctgggcacctTGCTCGCCATTGCTGGAGGGAAGTGCACCAATTGTGTGGAGGACGACACCGCCAAGGCCAAGGTCATGATCGTCTCTGGTATCATCTTCATCATTGCTGGCATCATGATCCTCATCCCTGTCTCCTGGTCAGCCAACACCATCATCCAGGACTTCTACAACCCGCTGGTCACAGAGTCCCAGAAGCGGGACCTGGGGTCCTCCCTGTACGTCGGCTGGGCAGCCTCTGTTCTGCTCTTTGTTGGCGGGGGGATCCTCTGCTGCACCTGCCCCGGGCGGAGTGAGAAACCTTACTCTGCCAAGTACATGGCGTCTCGCTCGGTGCCAGCCAGCAACTACGTGTAGGAACTGCTCCGCGCACCACAGGGCTGCTCCCCCCTGGCAACCTGACGGCTTGGCACATAACCCAGACGCCTCTCTCCCATGCAGACCCCCCGCGACCAGGCTCCCGCTGCCCTGCTCGAGCTGCGGCGGCTGCTGAGCCCGGCTGACTGCTCTGCACCCTGTCATAGGGATGCCCCTGCTGGGGGGCTCTCAGTAGCTCCCgcgctgcagggcagcctgggggCTGGCattgctccctgcagccgggcCAGTGGGGTGGCTGCCCGCGTGTCCCCAGGGAGCCAGGACCAGCAAGAGCTGTGGGGCTGTGTGGTCCCCAGTGCTAAGCATCCAGCACTGCAGCTTGTTTTGCTGGAGCAGAGGGAAACCATCAAGGTCCCGTGGCGAGTCCAGCCTGGCCTGCTGACCCTCCTCGCTGGTGGGTTTGAGGCTGCCCTTGGGCCTGTGCCACGCTGCTTCTGCAGCATCCAGGGACACGGCGCTCGCGGGGCGGGAGGAAAGGGTGCTGCGCCCGCGcggaggggcaggcagagcagACAGACCTGCCTTTGTTCACCCGGAGATTGAAGCTGGATCTTTAATCTCGGCTGAGACAGAGAACAGAGAGATcctgtcctgcctgccctccctCTGCAACCTGCTGGAAAAGGGGCCCTGGCTCCCCGGGctggcagctctgtccctgctgCCGGCATGCGTTGTCCCGAGCTGGCGTCTCCAGGAGGGGAAACCCAGCCGCGCCTCTGCAAGAGCACCGTCTTTGGAAAAACCGAAGGTCTCTGACTCCCGGTATCGAGGTGTGCCGTGCTGTGTCATGGCTCTGAGCACTCCCAGGTGCCTGTCCCTGGTGTCCGTGCAGGTGGCATGGGGCTCCGTCCCCACTGCGTCTCTGCGTCCACCGGCTGGTTTGCCCAAgccctgctgcagaggcagctatGCTGGGTAAACCAACCCACAACGCCTCAAGCGTGCGTCCGTCGGAGCAGGTGGTGGGGACACCGCAGGGTAGCGAGTGGTGACAGCAAATCTTTCCCGTGTGGCTCAGCCTCACATTGCCCGAGGGCACACGGTGGCTTGGGAAACCCCGGCATGGTCTGGAGGGGGGCTGGGGGCTCTCGTCCCCCCTCTGCCCTGAGTTTTTACTTTGACCTACTTTTGGAGCTTTTATTTGTGTAGCTGTACGTATTTATTATTCCTCTCGGCAGCTCCCTGGGGCGGGGGTATCATTATCCTGGGAGTGGGAAGACAGCGGCTTGGCTGGGAGAACCGGTtggggaggcaggagcagagctgggcaggcGAGCAGGGGCTGCACACGGGCATTTTTGTTGGTGGTCCTGGCATGCAGGGGACCAATTCTGGGGCCTGACCCTGCGGCACAGGGCACACTGAGCCCCGCAGCCCCCCTCACCAGCGGCAGAGTTGTGGATGGGCACCCTGGGCTGGATGCACCTCCCCGAGCAGCCGGCAGGTGTGCAGGGTGCCCAGGCCAGCTCTTTCCTGGCCGCCGGGCATGAATCTGGACAGGACAGGGTGACTCGCGTTGCCGTCTGTGCCCGCCAGCCGTGGTAACGTCTGCCCGCTGCAGCACAGACATCCCACATTAAATGGTAGCTGCTCAGACCCCGCTGTGCTTCGTTTTCTTTGTCCTCTCCAGTGTTGGCCTCAGTCACAGGACAGCAGGGTCCTGCTGGATCCTATGCCACGGACACCCATGTCCTAGGAACACTGGCCTGAAATACCTCCAAATCTCCTGCTTTCTGGAGCCTCTCACAATCCCAGCCTCTGCCCTGGCCTCCACTCTTCATTCCCGGTCTGGCCTCCGTGGCCTCATCCCAGCCCTGGCACCCGGCGCCCAAGCttgccccgctccgccgcgctctcCTCCCCGCGTGCCAGGTGACCCCAGGGATCCAGCCACCCGGTCCCGGCGTGGTGGGCAGGTGGGTGGGTGGGCAGGGACACTCCACGCCTGGCCTGACACTGTTGCAGGGCCCCAGGCATCCGGGGCTGGCACCCCCGCGCCGCTGTGCTCCCTGCCAGACCGGGGGGCCGACCGGCCGCGCTGAGCAGGCATAGCAgtctgggtgctgggtgctgctgaggAAGGGGCGATGCTGAGGAGGTAAGTGCTGGCGTGGCCCCGcgccccagggctgggagcaccATGGGGCTGAGCTCTGGCAGGTGTGGGTAAAGCCAGATGTTTTGCCTATTTTGCTTCCAGCAGTGCAAATCAAGGCAGTACCCAGCCCGGCACGTAATCTGGCCCCAGGAACTTCCTTCCTTCGAGTCTCACGGTGTGGGAGTGCTGAAGGGTGCTCGGGAGCAGTGAGGTCTGGGCAGCCTGTGCTGGCGGTGGCCCTGGCTCTGCGGGGGCTCCCTCAACTGCCTTCGCGGTGGGCTGCACGTAGGTCACCCGTGGCAGTGCTGGCAGCACCCTTGCACTATGCCTGCCCTGTAGCAGATCTCCCACGCTGCATGTGTGAGGCTCATGGTGTCTCATCCAGGTTTGGAGCCTTGAGGGCTCACAGGTTCCCTCCTTCTCTTTGCTGGGAGTGGGAATGCTGGAAATGGAGACCCCCCAAATGCTCCCATAGTTCTGTGGTGCCAGGAACGGTGGTAGATGGGCAAAAATGTGAGCGCGAGGCTCCCGCAGGCCTCGCACAGGGATTTGCTGGGTCACTGCTTGCCCCCAAGCCATCTGCaatgctggtgtctccacaggaGCTGGCAATGGGGGCAGTCATGGGCCCATGTTTTATTTGACTCTTCCAGCCAGAGGAGCCACACTGGAGCAGGTCTGGGCTGGCTGGGAAGGGCACCCCAGGATAGCTCCTGCTGCAGGTGCCTGCATTGATCCAGCCGTAGCTAAGGCCTAATTTGTGGCCCTGCTCACCTTGGACTCTGCCGGCACTGCAGACCTTGGAGTTTTTCATCTCCTTCCAGTAACAGGGGTTTGCCCAGGGTTTCTCCCTGGGGATGCTGATATCTGAAAGGTGCCCAGAAAGGAGTGAGAAAGCAGTCAGGAAGGAGAGGCCACAGAAACCGAAACCAGGGACAGAGAACGGAGGTGAAACCTTGTGCAGCTGCCACAGGGTGCGCCGGACACGTACATGGCACTGCCAATCCCCTGGCACTGCTCTGGCTCCATAAAATCCAGCCTCGCTGTGCAGCGCTTGCTCTCGGTGGACAAACGCAGGTCTCTGTCCCTTGCAGGTGGTGCTGGCTGCAGGAAGGTGCTTACCAGCCACTTGCACCATGGGCCATGGCATGAGCGTGTGGCGCTGGGCTGTGGTGACACGCAAGCACCCTCTAAGCACCCTCAGCCATGCCAGCGCCCAGCTCCTGGTGGGATCTGTGCCGTGGGAGTATGgagctctgctccccatgggtcTGAGCAGCGAGTTGGGCTGTGCATGTGGAGCAAAGTGGCCACATCTAGCCAAGCACAACCCACCTGGCTCTGGTCACTTAACCCTCCAAGGGGATGAACAGCTTTGATTTGCCTCCAGGATGGCTCTCTGTGCTGTTCCTGATGAGAAAGAAGAGCCCGTATCACTGAAAGTGCTGAGCACTAAAGTCAGTATCAGAAAAAGACTTGAGCTCTGACCTACTTCCAGCGCCCCACAGAGGAAGTCCTGGGTCCAAAGGGCgctgcaatgcagcaggcaaGGGCAAAGCAAAACCTACCCTTGAACTGAGAGTGACAAGTGTCGCGGTGAGGGCAGGGTGGGCTGCCTCATGGGGTGGTGCCCGGCCCAGGTGCCCTCTGCAGCATGCTTTCCTTAGACACAAGGAGCTGGGGAGGTAAGTTAAGCTGAACCACTTCTGATGGACCAGGACACAGGGTGGTCCTTCTGGGTTGGCCACCGTGGCCACACTGAGCCCACATAGCGGAGGCAGGACTTGGGTTGATCAAGGGGCTAGTGAGGGGGGGCCTGTGCTTTGCTGCTTGTCCAGATGGGCACAGCAAGCCCCTTGCCCACACTGCACAGACCCACTCCCCCAAATCCTTCCCATCCCTTTCCCATGCTGTGCATGGGCACGGCCTAGCTGGGATGGGGCAGTCATGGAGAACTGCCCCGTGCTGTGCTCAGGCACACTGGGGACATTTTGGGTGAGCACAGCTCATGCAGTCTCTTGCAGCTCAGCCTCTGCAGGACCTGGATGCTCAATGCACCACGTTGCATGCTGgcctgcagctggctgctcaaTGCAACCCATGGTCCTGTGTGGCCTGCAGCCGTTCCCATGCAGATGGGGAACAGGATGCATCTAGCATgaaggcaaccccccccccccccacaaccccgGCCGGAGCAGGCCCAGGCCGGGGGCCATGTGTGACTGCTGTGCCCTCTCCCAGCAGGCCCCACTTATGGAGACGGTGACGATGCAGCTGAGCGGcctggtgctggccat
It encodes:
- the CLDN4 gene encoding claudin-4 — translated: MASMGLQVLGIALSVIGWLGTILCCALPMWRVTAFIGNNIVVAQIIWEGLWMNCVVQSTGQMQCRVYDSMLALPQDLQTARALVVIAIVLAVLGTLLAIAGGKCTNCVEDDTAKAKVMIVSGIIFIIAGIMILIPVSWSANTIIQDFYNPLVTESQKRDLGSSLYVGWAASVLLFVGGGILCCTCPGRSEKPYSAKYMASRSVPASNYV